The Deltaproteobacteria bacterium DNA window AGCACGCCCGGCGAGGGGACGGAATTCAAGGTGAGGTTCCCCCTTGTCGAAGAGTATGTCAGTTCGTCGGTCGCCTGAAGGGGACCGGCGCGGGGAAGATGCATATGCCGAAGGAGAGGATCATAGTCGTCGACGACGAGAAGAGCATGCGCGACTTTCTGGAGATCATGCTCAAGAAGGAAGGCTACGAGGTGAGGACCTTCGACTCCGGCGCCGCCGCCCTCGACCACTTCCGCACCCGCCGCGCCGACGTGGTCATAACGGATCTCAAGATGCCCGGCATGAGCGGCGTGGAGCTGCTCAAGGGCCTCAAGGAGCTCGACCCACAGGTGCTGGTCATCATGATAACGGCCTACGCGTCGGTGGACAACGCCATAGAGGCCATGAAGTCCGGCGCCTACGACTACTTCACCAAGCCCTTCAACGTGGACGAGATAAAGCTTCTCATCGACAAGGCCCTGCGCTACCGCGACCTCGAAAAGGAAAACAGGCTCCTCAAAAAGGACTTGAAGGAGCGTTTCGGCTTTGCCAGCATGGTCGGCACGAGCCCGAGGATGAAGGACGTCTACAGCCTCATAACGAGCGTTGCGCCCACAAAGACCAACGTCTTCATAACGGGCGAGAGCGGCACGGGCAAGGAGCTTGCGGCCAGGGCCATACACTACGAGAGCCCGCGGCGCGACAAGCCCTTTGTCGCCGTCAACTGCGGCGCCATACCGGAGAACCTCCTCGAAAGCGAGCTCTTCGGCCACCAGAAGGGGGCCTTCACCGGCGCCGCGGCCAACAAGCCGGGGCTTGCCGAGATGGCCGACGGCGGCACGCTCTTCCTCGACGAGGTGACGGAGCTGCCGCTGCACCTGCAGGTGAAGCTGCTGCGCTTCATCCAGGAGCGGGTGGTGCGGCGGGTGGGCGGCACCGAGGACATAGCCGTCGATATCCGGGTCATCTCGGCGTCCAACAGGGACCCTGCAAGGGAGGTCGCCGAGGGCCGTTTCCGCCAGGACCTCTACTACAGGCTCAACGTCATAACGGTCAACATGCCGCCGCTTCGCGAGCGCAGGGAGGACATACCGCTGCTCGCCCGCCACTTCGTCGACAAGTACGCCCGCGAACTGGACAAGGCCGTGACCGGCATAAGCGAGGAGGCCCTGGAGCTGCTCTCCCGTCACGACTACGCCGGCAACGTGCGCGAGCTCGAGAACATCATCGAGCGGGCCGTGGCGCTGGAGACGGGCGGGAGCGTCACGGCGGCGAGCCTTCCCCCTTCGCTGCG harbors:
- a CDS encoding sigma-54-dependent Fis family transcriptional regulator, which codes for MPKERIIVVDDEKSMRDFLEIMLKKEGYEVRTFDSGAAALDHFRTRRADVVITDLKMPGMSGVELLKGLKELDPQVLVIMITAYASVDNAIEAMKSGAYDYFTKPFNVDEIKLLIDKALRYRDLEKENRLLKKDLKERFGFASMVGTSPRMKDVYSLITSVAPTKTNVFITGESGTGKELAARAIHYESPRRDKPFVAVNCGAIPENLLESELFGHQKGAFTGAAANKPGLAEMADGGTLFLDEVTELPLHLQVKLLRFIQERVVRRVGGTEDIAVDIRVISASNRDPAREVAEGRFRQDLYYRLNVITVNMPPLRERREDIPLLARHFVDKYARELDKAVTGISEEALELLSRHDYAGNVRELENIIERAVALETGGSVTAASLPPSLREEGAARGRAVPGRASAAPGAAIEIPPGGIDLEKIVSDFEKTIVMEALEKAGGVKKKAAELLGLSFRAMRYKLSKYEDKGH